From Geotalea uraniireducens Rf4:
GAAGAATGGCGTTGAGGCCATCAAGATGAACCAGACAGAGCATCCTGACATCATCTGCATGGACATGAACATGCCCGGAATGGATGGGTTGACGGCGTTGCGCACATTGATGGCGCTTAATCCGGCCACAAAAGTGGTCATGGTGACATCGCTCGGCGGAGTTGGTGACAAATTCACCGAAGCCATGAAAATGGGCGCTCGCGCGGTGATTTCCAAGCCGTTTGAGGCTGAGCTGGTTTTGCAGGTACTTCGTACCCAATAGATCGATAGGTTGTTACTATTATTTATTAAACGTGAGAGGTCATCTATGGCAGTGAAATTTTTCGGCCAGTTTCTTATTGAGAAAGAAATTGTTTCAAGAGAAGTCCTTTTGAAGGCGGTTGAGTTGCAGGAGGAGGTTAATCTCAAATTCGGCGAAATGGCACTGGACATGGAACTTATTACCGTCGCGGATGTGGGGCGGATCCATGATGCGCAACGCTCGGAAGACCTGATGTTTGGCGACATGGCCGTGAAGCTTGGGATTCTGACGGATGACCAGATAAAGCAGGTCCTGATCAGGCAGAAGAATTCACACCTCTATATCGGCGAGGCGCTGGTGCAGGTCGGTGCACTGAACACCGAGGAACTACAGCGTTATCTGGAAGAATTCAAGGCGGACCAGGCTCCTTATGCCACAACTAAGGTGTTCATACCCGATGGGGTGCCACATTCCGATATCTGGGAAATGTCGGCCGACCTGTCCGGCAAGATGATATCGAGGATTGTGAATCTGCCGTGTCGTCTGGGAGAATGCCGGAAAACGGAGAGGATTGAAACTAACGATATTGTCGCTGCCATGGATTTTCGTGGCGACATAAATGCGCATTATCTCCTTTCCGTTTCATTTGCTGTACAGAAAAAGATTGCGCTGGCCATCCTGAAAGAAGAGACGGTTGAGAATGAACCGCAGGAAGTGCTGGATGATGCCGTTATGGAGTTGGTGAACATCATTTGCGGCAATATCGCCGCGAAAGCTGCGCAGCGGGGCAAATGCACGGAGATCGAACCGCCGCTTGTTTTTCACCCCGGTCCGGGTGGGATCGAAGTGCCGTCGGGGGAACAAGGGATTGTTTTTCCGATTCACCTGGCAGACGCGGAACTGGTGGAGCTGGCTATCTTCATAAAAGACTGAATGGACAAAACGAATCGCTATAGTTTGCTAAAGAAGGGGCAACTACAATAGTTGTCCCTTCTTCATACCAATGTTCCGCTGACCGGCAGCTCAATAACGAAGATGGTTCCCTTGGGTTGGTTGTCTTTCGATCTGATGAAACCGTGGTGGTCGGAGATGATGGTGTTGACGATGGCGAGCCCCAGGCCGGTACCGGATTTTTTAGTGGAGAAGTACGGTTCGAACAGTCTGGGCCGGTCTTCGGCTGCTATGCCGTGGCCTGTGTCGGCAACGGTAACGGTCGCCATTTTCAATTCTTGATTATAACAGCTCTCAATGATGATGCTCCCATAGCCGTCAATGGCTGCAACGGCATTGTCCAGGAGATTGATCAGCACTCTTTTGATCTGGTCGCGGTCCAGCAGGAACAGGGGTATTGATTCGTCGGTGCGGATGGTAAAGGTTATGTTGCGGTGGGCTTCCTGGTAAAGGGGGAGGGCTTCCCGCAGGACTT
This genomic window contains:
- a CDS encoding response regulator, producing MKKVLIVDDSIAVVRQLEKIVSGTGEFSVVGHAKNGVEAIKMNQTEHPDIICMDMNMPGMDGLTALRTLMALNPATKVVMVTSLGGVGDKFTEAMKMGARAVISKPFEAELVLQVLRTQ
- a CDS encoding chemotaxis protein CheX, whose product is MAVKFFGQFLIEKEIVSREVLLKAVELQEEVNLKFGEMALDMELITVADVGRIHDAQRSEDLMFGDMAVKLGILTDDQIKQVLIRQKNSHLYIGEALVQVGALNTEELQRYLEEFKADQAPYATTKVFIPDGVPHSDIWEMSADLSGKMISRIVNLPCRLGECRKTERIETNDIVAAMDFRGDINAHYLLSVSFAVQKKIALAILKEETVENEPQEVLDDAVMELVNIICGNIAAKAAQRGKCTEIEPPLVFHPGPGGIEVPSGEQGIVFPIHLADAELVELAIFIKD